In one window of Chanodichthys erythropterus isolate Z2021 chromosome 23, ASM2448905v1, whole genome shotgun sequence DNA:
- the LOC137014299 gene encoding myosin-9-like, producing MLGVQREDKVWFEITDDQSDRTSADSQTSIVTVYGFYLQESPIHLTIIDTPGYGGTRGVDLDKEIAESLLNLCKSAEEIYEIHAVCLVIKATQNRLSDRQIYIFDAVQSLFGRDIVENIVLLFTHSSGAPPRNALTAVKEAKIKCALNDKKKPVYFLFNNCQSETADEDDEEDDKEREKRLDSSWNLSFKGMVQLEKFLDTIQPKSLKMTQDVLKQRKQLEANINNLQSRVQVMELKQNELKQTRVALEQNKKDVKENKNFEYEVDVVYKERVEIDPKMATCCTVCEENCHYPGCWWVSDLKWCSVMKDKHCTVCTNKCHYKEHIKGAKKYETKTKKEKRTYEDLKKKYDGKIRDGESLVMKLEEELQELEEEKIKLVFEAFDCVETLEKIALKNDSVFTLLHIDYLIEKLKDMNKKEKAEILEKIKKRAEEENTRALGFIKRIKEKKSYF from the coding sequence atgTTGGGTGTTCAGAGAGAAGACAAGGTTTGGTTTGAGATCACAGATGATCAGAGTGACCGAACATCAGCTGACAGTCAGACCTCCATCGTCACTGTTTATGGGTTTTATCTACAAGAGAGTCCAATCCATTTAACAATCATCGACACTCCAGGATATGGAGGCACTCGTGGAGTTGATCTTGATAAGGAGATCGCTGAGAGTTTGCTTAATTTATGTAAATCTGCAGAAGAGATTTATGAAATACACGCAGTGTGTCTGGTGATTAAAGCAACACAGAATCGACTCTCTGACAGACAAATATACAtatttgatgctgttcagtctTTATTTGGaagagatattgttgaaaacatTGTCCTGCTCTTCACACACTCATCTGGAGCTCCACCTAGAAATGCCCTGACGGCTGTTAAAGAGGCAAAAATCAAGTGTGCATTGAATGACAAGAAGAAGCCAGTGTATTTCCTGTTTAACAACTGTCAGTCAGAAACTgctgatgaagatgatgaagaagaTGATAAAGAACGTGAAAAGAGGCTGGATAGCTCATGGAATCTCAGTTTTAAAGGAATGGTGCAATTGGAAAAGTTTCTTGACACAATACAACCAAAATCCTTGAAGATGACTCAAGATGTGTTGAAACAACGAAAGCAGTTGGAGGCAAATATCAATAATCTACAATCACGTGTTCAAGTGATGGAACTAAAGCAAAATGAGCTGAAACAAACTCGAGTAGCCCTGGAGCAGAACAAGAAAGATGTCAAAGAAAATAAGAACTTTGAGTATGAAGTTGATGTGGTCTACAAAGAAAGGGTTGAAATTGATCCTAAAATGGCCACATGCTGCACCGTCTGTGAGGAGAACTGTCATTATCCAGGATGCTGGTGGGTCAGTGATCTCAAATGGTGCAGCGTGATGAAAGATAAACACTGTACAGTGTGTACAAATAAATGCCACTACAAAGAACATATCAAGGGAgcaaaaaaatatgaaacaaagacaaaaaaggAGAAAAGAACATATGAAGATTTAAAGAAGAAATATGATGGTAAGATTAGGGATGGTGAGTCTTTGGTCATGAAGCTGGAAGAAGAACTACAAGAATTAGAGGAAGAGAAAATAAAGCTGGTGTTTGAAGCTTTTGACTGTGTGGAAACTCTGGAAAAGATCGCACTCAAGAATGATTCTGTGTTCACACTTCTGCACATTGATTATCTTATTGAGAAGCTGAAGGAcatgaataaaaaagaaaaggcTGAAATACTGGAAAAAATCAAGAAGAGAGCAGAAGAAGAAAATACCAGGGCACTGGGATTCATAAAaagaattaaagaaaaaaaaagttacttttga